From Actinomycetota bacterium, a single genomic window includes:
- a CDS encoding acyltransferase yields MIGPPPSQTMPAPDPAVNQRLHALDGLRGIAALVVLICHSFLLKTELALAYLNPAAIESGTIWWWAAFSPLHVLWAGTEAVYLFFILSGYVLTLPFARGTDRGWIGYFPKRLIRLYVPVWGAFALAVMWINVLPRRFAEGTNGWLQAHQPELTGSMVRSDLLLFPYPGFSNSALWTLRYEVMFSMLLPIYVLVGIRFPKLNLLKAVGLMGAIVYFSEFQSSFRFYLPMFGLGVLMAVEHERLAKLGAAIHNLRYSKWVWAGLSIAALLMLNSYWTVRGLNRDINTLAFQLRTALVLMMLGGCLLIFVAVQCSERSWLATRPARWLGTRSFSLYLVHEPIVVSTAVLLGAGYNPALAMAVAISVSLVIAELFHRVIERPSQRLGKAVERKIGSRRRQPEPAKRVPPPPEPVVAGRAPSGV; encoded by the coding sequence GTGATCGGCCCTCCCCCCTCGCAGACTATGCCCGCGCCTGATCCGGCGGTCAACCAACGTCTCCACGCTCTCGACGGCCTCCGCGGCATCGCCGCCCTGGTGGTCCTGATATGCCACTCGTTCCTGTTGAAAACCGAGCTGGCCCTGGCCTACCTCAACCCGGCGGCGATCGAGAGCGGCACGATCTGGTGGTGGGCGGCCTTCTCGCCTCTGCACGTCCTTTGGGCGGGAACCGAGGCCGTGTACCTGTTCTTCATCCTGAGCGGCTACGTGCTCACCCTGCCGTTTGCCCGGGGCACCGACCGGGGCTGGATCGGGTACTTCCCGAAGCGGCTGATCCGCCTCTACGTTCCGGTGTGGGGCGCCTTTGCGCTGGCCGTGATGTGGATCAACGTCCTCCCCCGCCGCTTTGCCGAGGGGACCAACGGCTGGCTGCAGGCGCACCAGCCGGAGCTGACCGGGTCGATGGTCCGCAGCGACCTGCTGCTGTTCCCCTACCCCGGCTTCAGCAACAGCGCTCTGTGGACCCTGCGCTACGAGGTGATGTTCTCGATGCTGCTGCCGATCTACGTTCTGGTCGGAATCAGGTTCCCAAAGCTCAACCTGCTGAAGGCCGTGGGGCTGATGGGGGCGATCGTCTACTTCTCGGAGTTCCAGTCGTCGTTCCGGTTCTACCTGCCGATGTTCGGGCTCGGCGTCCTGATGGCGGTGGAGCACGAGCGGCTGGCGAAGCTGGGCGCCGCGATCCACAACCTGAGGTACTCGAAGTGGGTCTGGGCCGGCCTGTCGATTGCCGCGCTGCTGATGCTGAACAGCTACTGGACCGTCCGGGGGCTGAACCGCGACATCAACACATTGGCCTTCCAGCTGAGGACCGCTCTGGTCCTGATGATGCTCGGCGGCTGCCTGCTGATCTTCGTAGCGGTGCAGTGCTCGGAGCGGTCGTGGCTGGCCACGCGCCCGGCCAGGTGGCTGGGCACCCGTTCGTTCAGCCTGTACCTGGTACACGAGCCGATCGTCGTGTCGACCGCAGTCCTGCTGGGGGCCGGCTACAACCCCGCACTGGCAATGGCCGTCGCCATCTCGGTGTCACTGGTCATCGCCGAACTGTTCCACCGCGTTATCGAGCGGCCCAGCCAGCGCCTGGGCAAAGCGGTCGAGCGCAAGATCGGGTCCCGGCGGCGGCAACCCGAGCCTGCGAAGCGTGTCCCGCCGCCCCCGGAACCGGTAGTCGCCGGGCGGGCCCCCTCGGGCGTCTAG